The DNA sequence GGGTAAGACCGTTACTAATACCGGTAACTTAAAATACTTTTAACAGAGAATACTATTCGGACACAGATGAACACAGATTATCAGGATATTAAACACGGAGAACTAACAGAGCGAATTATGAAAATCTTCTATAAAGTTTATAACAAACTTGGTTATAGCTTTCCGGAAAAGGTTTATGAGAATGCAATGATGTTAGAATTTAAAAAGGAAAATATTCCAGCAATTCCTCAATATGCAATATCTGTGCTTATCAGTGAAAATCTGTGTCCAAATTA is a window from the Candidatus Jettenia sp. genome containing:
- a CDS encoding GxxExxY protein; protein product: MNTDYQDIKHGELTERIMKIFYKVYNKLGYSFPEKVYENAMMLEFKKENIPAIPQYAISVLISENLCPN